Genomic window (Nicotiana sylvestris chromosome 7, ASM39365v2, whole genome shotgun sequence):
TCAATTTCACTTCAACTAATACTCTTGCATATGTTAGCCTTTCTCTCTTTGTAGTTGCAGCATCTGTTCTCAAAGGTTTTCCTATCAGCCCAGTAATTTTTGTAAGTGATGTTCGCCCCCAGTATTTGACATCCAGCCCCACCATTCTCACCCATATTGGAATGTTTTCCATCTGTTCCTTAGTAATTTCCATATCAGACTTCGATGGCTTAACGATCATTGGTTTTCTGTCAAACATCTGCACTCCTTCTTCTACCACCTTATTCCTGCTTTCTATACTGTGAAATCGAACCATGAAAACTCTCCTGTTTAGTTGAACTAACTTATCAATCCCTAATCCTCCccaaattcttctaaaataaCCATCAATTATTATTTGTGGAGGATTTGAACCCAGTACATAGCATACTACTGCTGTCGACCAATATTCTACCTCATCCTTAATGTCCGCCATTGTTATTTTCACATTCGTTTCACTTTTCTCCATTGTTAGGTCAATTTCATCCTCTACTGTATTTTACCCACAACATTACTCCACGATTTACTAATTGAAATAGTTGTTTTAGTCGAACCTGCATTATTGTTCATCTTCTCTTCCTCTTCTGCTCGATCTACCCATGATTTCCTACTCTCCTCTGAATCTTCATTTTCTTGTGGTGTTGTTGGGTTTTAGACATGCACCACAACACCACAAGACCAACCACTACACAGGTTAAGAGCAGCTCTTTGAACTTTAGCTCTCTTAACCTTTGTCTCCAAGAGACCAAACATCCCAACCTGAGAATTGTGCATACACATATGTATTTCCTTCTGTTTGTCAGGATTATTCAGTCCCCTGgtgttccaaaacccaattctatTCATACTTTTGGGGATCTCCCCCACCCTTCTCCTCTATTACTCCGTTTTTTCTTTCATCACCACTTCCTTTTACCTTTAACTTCATTACTGTCTGACTGGTACTTTCCTCCTCTGAGTTTTGTTGCTTCTCTAATGTTGTAAATGCATTTCTTATTTTCAATGGCTCTTCTGGTATTATCATTCCTCTTCTTGCATATTTCCCAGTTCTATACCCTTGTTTATAGTATCTTCCCCTCTCCATTTGTTCAAATCCTCCCTCCTGCTTCTGTATTTGTTGTTCCTCTTTCTCTATTTATGTTTGCCCCTACTGTGTTCCTTCTCCTACattttgttgttctatttttTCCTGCATTTCTAACTCTTGCTTCTTCTCATTCTTCTCATGTTCCTCCTTTATAAATTTTCGACATTCATTCAATTCATGACCATAATTTCTGCATTTCTCGCACATAACTGGTTTCCATTCATAATGAATTTTCTGTTCCACTATCTTTCCTGCCTCATTTTCAAACCTGATACTTGTTGGATATTCCTGATTCAATTTCACTTCAACTAATACTCTTGCATATGTTAGCCTTTCTCTCTTTGTAGTTGCAGCATCTGTTCTCAAAGGTTTTCCTATCAGCCCAGTAATTTTTGTAAGTGATGTTCGCCCCCAGTATTTGACATCCAGCCCCACCATTCTCACCCATATTGGAATGTTTTCCATATGTTCCTTAGTAATTTCCATATCAGACTTCGATGGCTTAACGATCATTGGTTTTCTGTCAAACATCTGCACTCCTTCTTCTACCACCTTATTCCTGCTTTCTATACTGTGAAATCGAACCATGAAAACTCTCCTGTTTAGTTGAACTACCTTATCAATCCCTAATCCTCCccaaattcttctaaaataaCCATCAATTATTATTTGTGGAGGATTTGAACCCAGTACATAGCATACTACTGCTGTCGACCAATATTCTACCTCATCCTTAATGTCCGCCATTGTTATTTTCACATTCGTTTCACTTTTCTCCATTGTTAGGTCAATTTCATCCTCTACTGGTATTTTACCCACAACATTACTCCACGATTTACTAATTGAAATAGTTGTTTTAGTCGAACCTGCATTATTGTTCATCTCCTCTTCCTCTTCTGCTCGATCTACCCATGATTTCCTACTCTCCTCTGAATCTTCATTTTCTTGTGGTGTTGTTGGGTTTGATATCAAATTGATGTCCAGCGGCACAATTCCTTGTATGGAATTGATACTCTTCACTTTTTCTCATCCTCTGTCTGTGGAACTCCCATGCATGCTGCATTTGAGGTCTGACTCCCACCCTTGTGCAACTATTTCTTTAAACTTTGGTTTCAAGCTCCACATATTGAAATATCTAAATATTGGTTTCCTTTTTTGGTTCTCTGCCCACCTGATTATTGCTGGACAGTGATCATAAGTACCTTCATTCCTATAATGTACCTCTGAATCAGGCAGATTAATTATCCATTTTGTGTTTATCAGCACTCTATCTATCCTGCTGTATACTCTATCTTCACCTCTTTGTTTATTGTTCCATGTATAAAATGCCCCTGAAGATTTCATCTCTTGTAGTTCACATTCCTCTACACAATTCTTAAAATCCCTTATATCTGACATTCTCACTTGACTTCCCATATCTTCTCTATTCAATACACAATTGAAATCACCCATTACTGCCCATGGTCCCCTCATTTGTTCATTAATCTTCTTGATTTCTTCCCACAAGCTCTTCCTTAATGCTGCATCATTAAAACCATACACTATAGTTACTGCAAAGACCATTCTATTACCCCTATGTTGTATTTCACAGTGAATTAGCTATTCTGTGACACTTATTATGTTGACATCAAATATCATTGGCTTCCATAACACCCATATTCTCCCCCCTTTATGTTTACTCAAGTTAGTACTGTAGGACCAACCACTACACAGGTTAAGAGTAGCTCTTTGAGCTTTAGCTCTCTTAACCTTTGTCTCCAAGAGACCAAACATCCCAACCTGAGAATTGTGCATAAACATATGCATTTTCCTTCTGTTTGTCAGGATTATTCAGTCCCCTGgtgttccaaaacccaattctatTCATTCTTTGGGGGctctcgaacggacagaagaaggaagtacctgagtcggggaaaagatggtgtaacagctccgcatatcggacttggactcccaggtcgatgcctcaggaggctgacctctctactgaacacgaacaaaaggaaaactcttcgacctcaattgACGAACCCGCCGGTCtggaatagctaccggctcctcctcataagacaagtccttgtccaactggacggtgctaaaatctaacacgtgggatggatcaccgtgatatttccgaagcattaacacataaaacactggatgcacgactgataaactcgacggcaatgcaagtctataagccacctctcccactcgatccagATTCTGAAACGGGCCAATAAATCTAGggttaagcttgcccttcttccaaatctcatcacgctctTCATAGGCGATAgccggagcaatacccgctcactgaccataaaagccacatctcgaaccttgcggtctgcataactcttttgcctagactgagctgtacgaagcctatcctgaataatactgaccttgtccaaagccttctgaaccagattcgtacccaacaatcgagcctctcccggctgaattcatccaaccggagatcgacaccgcctaccatataaaacctcataaggagccatctggatacttgactagtaactgttgttgtaggcaaactttgaaaaaggcaaaaactgatcccacgagcctccaaagtcaatgacacaagctcggagtatATCCTCCAAAaactgaatagtccgctcggactgcctgtccgtctaaggatgaaatgttgtgctcaactcaacctgcgtaCCCAACccttgctgaactgctctccagaaacatgaggtaaactgcgtacctcggtccgaaatgatagacagaGGCACACCATGACGATgaacaatctcacggatatagatctcagctaacctctcggatgaataggagactgccataggaatgaaatgcgctgacttggttagcctatcaacaatgacccatactgcgtcaaacttcttctgagtctgcgggagtccagtaatgaagtccatagtgatccgctcccacttcaactcgggaagctcaatcctctgaaataacccaccaggcctctgatgctcgtacttgaccttctgacaattcaaacaacgagccacatatgctatgatatccttcttcattctccgccaccaataatgctgctgcaaatcctgatacatctttgcggtgcccaaatgaatagagtaccgggagctatgagcCCCTCTAAAataaactcccgaagcccatccatatttggcacacacactcgaccctgcaatctcaaaactccatcatcatcttgggtaacctgcttggcacctccgcgttgcaccgtgtctctaaggaaacacaaatgaggatcatcatactactgatcacggatacgctacaataaagaagaacgagcgaccgtgcaagctaatacccgactaggtttagaaatatccaacctcacgaatcgattggccaaggcctgaacatccaaagcaagtggcctctcaccgaccggaatataagcaagactgcccatactggctgacttcctactcaaggcatcggccaccacattggcctttcccggatgat
Coding sequences:
- the LOC138873814 gene encoding uncharacterized protein, whose product is MEKSETNVKITMADIKDEVEYWSTAVVCYVLGSNPPQIIIDGYFRRIWGGLGIDKLVQLNRRVFMVRFHSIESRNKVVEEGVQMFDRKPMIVKPSKSDMEITKEQMENIPIWVRMVGLDVKYWGRTSLTKITGLIGKPLRTDAATTKRERLTYARVLVEVKLNQEYPTSIRFENEAGKIVEQKIHYEWKPVMCEKCRNYGHELNECRKFIKEEHEKNEKKQELEMQEKIEQQNVGEGTQQGKT
- the LOC138873815 gene encoding uncharacterized protein — translated: MNNNAGSTKTTISISKSWSNVVGKIPVEDEIDLTMEKSETNVKITMADIKDEVEYWSTAVVCYVLGSNPPQIIIDGYFRRIWGGLGIDKVVQLNRRVFMVRFHSIESRNKVVEEGVQMFDRKPMIVKPSKSDMEITKEHMENIPIWVRMVGLDVKYWGRTSLTKITGLIGKPLRTDAATTKRERLTYARVLVEVKLNQEYPTSIRFENEAGKIVEQKIHYEWKPVMCEKCRNYGHELNECRKFIKEEHEKNEKKQELEMQEKIEQQNVGEGTQ
- the LOC138873816 gene encoding uncharacterized protein; the protein is MVFAVTIVYGFNDAALRKSLWEEIKKINEQMRGPWAVMGDFNCVLNREDMGSQVRMSDIRDFKNCVEECELQEMKSSGAFYTWNNKQRGEDRVYSRIDRVLINTKWIINLPDSEVHYRNEGTYDHCPAIIRWAENQKRKPIFRYFNMWSLKPKFKEIVAQGWESDLKCSMHGSSTDRG